DNA sequence from the Myxococcaceae bacterium JPH2 genome:
GCGACGACCCAGGTGCTGCCCTGAAACGATTGTCTCTTCACGCGATGCTCCCGTTCCGCGAAGGGTGGAGGGACGGGCCGCGCGAGGGCGGACCACGCCCCGGGGTTCAGCGCTTCTCGCACTCGGTCCGCAGGGGATAGAACCGCTCCTGGACGAGCGCGTCTCGGAAGTCGCGCACGTAGAAGTAGGCCATCACGCCCGCGTTGAACTGGGCATGGCGCAGCCACTCCGCGACCGCGTCTGGGTTGGTTCCCCCGCGAATGGCATCCGTCAGCGGGTTGTCCAACGTGCAGATGGCTTCCCACATCCGCGCGCCCCCCACCGCGCGCACGTTGCCGCTGTGCGGCTCCAGCGAGCCCGAGCCGAACTTCCCAGCGCGGACCAGGTCGCACGCGCCACGCGCCGCGCCCAGCATGTTGGCGCCCCACCGCGCCCAGTCCTTGAGGTCCGGCGAGAAGTCGATGTCCACCTCGCCGTACTTCACCCAGGCCTGCATGAACTCCTCGGTGAACTTCACGCTCGTCCCACCCGAGGCCATCCACACGAGGTAGCGCGCGGCGCCGTCAGCGCCATACGCGGACTCGAACAGCGCGCGGTTGGGCGCACCCTCCGGCGTGCTCCCGAACAGGCCATGCGTCAGGTCCGCCACGCGCGCGCCATTGAACGCCACCAACGTCTTGGCCGCGCCGCTCTGCCCGTTCGCCGCGCGACCGTGGCAGTTGGCGCAGACGCCCTGGAACACCGTGGCGCCCGGCGTGGAGAAGTAGAGGTAACCCCAAGGCAATCGCGGGTTGCCCAGCCGGTCCAACATCCACGGCTCCACCACCTGCGGCGCAGGCGCGCGGGCATCGAACGCGCACTCGTCCTTGGGCTCCCAGAAGTTCGTGGCGAAGGGCGCGCGGGCCAGCGCCTCATGAGCGGGCGTGATGCGGTAGCCCGTGAGGTAGGCGTTCTCCGGCAGGGCCATGAGCGACCGCCACGCCGTGTTGCGCGGCTCATACGGAACCTTGTCGGTGAAGTCCTCGCCCACCCAACGCACGTCCGCGGGAGGGACGCAGTCCTCGCGCACGGCGGCGTCCGCCTGTCGCAGCCGCGCCTGCTTCGCGGCGGCGCGCTGCTCGGCGCTCAGTCCCTGGTCGCGCGTCTTCCAATCCAACGTGGCCAACCAGCGCGCGACCATCGAGGCCGCGCGGCAGTCCTGGCCCGGGACGTTGGCGGGCATGTGGATGAGGCGCTCGTTGGTGGGCCGTGCCACGCGCTGGTAGAGCGCGCTGGCGGGCTCGGGGCTCTTCAGCTCCGTGGCGAAGTTCTCCACCTCCTGCGCGTAGAAGCGCAGCCCGTTGGTCTCCTTCACGAACGGATCCCACGCGTAGAGGCTGCCACCCGCGGAGAAGTCGAGCGGCTGGAGCGCGGGGTTGCTCTGCACCGCGAAGCCGCGCGGGTTGTGGCACTGCGAGCAGTTGGGAACCAGGTAGGCCTGGAGCGCGAGCTCCTCCGGCGTGCGCGCCGACTTCCCCTCGCGCGACGTGAGCGCCTCCAGGCGCGGAAGCTCCGCCGCCGAGCGCAGCCCCGTGATGACGCCCAGCCGGATGAGGCGATCCACCTGCGAGCGCTCGTCCTCCTCAATCACTGCGTCCGCATCCAGACCGCCCTCACCGGGCGCGCGGCGGTTCAGCTGCAACGGGGTGAAGCCCAGGACGAAGTTGTGCGCCTCGGCGCCCATGTGACAGTTCACGCAGCGGTGACGCCCGGGCACCGCGTAGTTGCGCGTGGCGTCCGGCGAGCGCTCATCCGTGCGGTAGACAATGACGCGGTCCGAGAACGGCGAGCCGTCGCGGTAGCGCAGGTCGTGCAGCTCCGCGACCGTCTCATCCGCGTTCCAGAGATAGGTGCCGAAGAGGGCATCCTGCCAGCGCTCGCGCGTGACGATGAGGCGCGTCTCGATGCGGCGGTAGCGCGTCTGTCCATCGGCGCCCACCACGGCCTTGAAGAACGTCTTGTAGAAGCGCGTGTTGGGCGGGACCTTGAACGAGCGCGAAGCCGCGTCGTACGCGATGGACTGTCCCGCGGGCACGTGAACCAGCCGCAGCTTCCGCGCGTTGTCGGAGAACAGCGCGTAGGTGGGCGCGAAGGCAAACGTCCCATGGCGCGCGAGCCGCGCGGTGTTGAGCGTGGCGACCTCCGAGTCCGCATCGGACAGGAAGCGCGGCAGCTGCGTGAGCGTGGCGAAGTACGCGTCCTTTTCCGGGTCCGCGCCCCGGAGCGAGTCCTCGGGGATGCAGTGCCCCAGGTCCGTCATCCCCTTTGCCACATACGCGGTGACCTCCGTGCGAGGCCCGCCTCCCGGAGCGTCCTTCACCTCGAACGTGCCCTGGGGCGCGCCCTGCTCCAGCCACGCCAGGAGCACCCGCCCCACCTCCACCGCCTGACGCTGGGTGTCCGCGCTCGCCCCCGGTGGCATCGCGCCCTGGAGGATGCGCTCCGCCATGCGATGCCCTTGCGTGCTCAAGCTGTCGCGCGTGTCCTCGAAGGAGAAGTTGCCCACGGCCTTCGGCGCCCGGTGACACTCGGCGCAGAGCGCATCGACTCGCGCCGTCAACCCGGTGAAGGACTCCTGGGTCCCCGTGGCGAGCGCTTCGCCCTGGCGCAGCGGGATCCGCTCCCCGGAGCGAGTGGAGGCACAGTGCGCCGCGTCCGGGTCCACGCCCGGAGGCGTCTCCACGGGAGTCGCGGGGCGCAGGTCGGACGAGCACCCGAGCCCCAGCAGGAGCAGCATCCACCCGATGCGAGCGCGACGGTTCCACCGCTTCCCCATGACAGACTCCTCCCCATGTCTGGTGTTGCGCCGCGCCCGCATAGCAAAGACTCATCAATCCCAGGCAAAGACAATCACGCCGTGACGCAATCTTTGGCGCGCCTTGACCTCACCGTGACGGCACCGGCAGCGCGCGCACCTTCCCCAGCTTGTCGCCCCCGAACTCGGTGAACCACAGGTGGGCGTCCAGGCAGAGAGGCCCGGGCGGCGCGAAGACGATGCCGGCCGGAACGCTGTCCACGGTAGGGATGGCGAACTCGGTGATGACGCCGTCCCGGGTGATGCGCGCCACCTGATTGGCCAGGCTCTCCACGAACCACAAGTTGCCATCCGGGCCGAGGGAGAGCGCGAGCGGACCACTGCCCGGCGTGGGCACGTCGTACTCGGTGACGAGGCCCTCGCGGGTGACGCGGCCCACCTTGTTGCCGAGCTGCTCGGTGAACCACACGGCGCCATCCAGGCCCACGGCGATGCCCGCCAGTCCGCTGCGCGGCGTGGGCACGTCGTACTCGCTCAGGGTGCCCTCCTCCGCCATCGCCGCCACCTTGTTGGTGCCCTGCTCGGTGAACCAGACACGCCCGTCCAGGCCCAGGGTGATGGCGCGCGGCTGCGAGCCCGAGGGCAGGCTGAACTCGGTGAGCTCGCCACTCCAGCTCATCCGGCCGATGCGATTGCCCGTCAGCTCGGTGAACCAGACATGCCCATCCAGGTCTGACGTGATGCCCGTGGGCGCCGAGCCTCGCGACGGCAGCGGGAACTCCGTCACCTCGCCCTGCGGCGTGATGCGGCCCACGCGGCTGACGGACGACTCGGTGAACCAGAGGTTGCCATCCAGCGCCGGCACGAGCTGCTGCGGGCCCGCCGAGCGCGTGGGCAGCGGAAACTCCGTCACCTCGCCCGAGCGGGACAGACGTCCAATCTTGCCCGAGCCCTCGGTGAACCAAAGCTGAAGGTCCGGCCCCACGGTGATGGCGCGCGGGCTTGTGCCCACGGGGAGCGCCACCTCCTCCACGGCGCCCACGGCGGCGGGCACATCCCGACACATCCAGGACAAGTCATTGGGAGCGGAGGTCTGCGCCAGGGCGGGCGCGCCGACGAGGAAGACAGCGGTGAGGAACGACGGGCGACGAGAGGAACGCATGGCGGTGTTCTCCAGGGAAGCAGCGCACGGCAACGCCCCGAGGACCGGAAGAGCGCGGCGCTCCCCGGCCCTCGGACACGGTCTCGACTCAGAAGGAATGGGAGGGGCGACTCAGTGGCAGACGCCCGCGCCGCGCCCGACGCCGTCACCGCCGCAGTCGAGCGGGCTCACGTCGCTGCACGAGATGAAGCCCTGGTCCACGAGGATGTTCTCGAAGTCCTGCGTGTTGGTGACGTAGATCCACCGATAGAGGCGGTTCTCTTCGGTCGTCTTGGTGAAGTTCTTGTTCTCGTTGAGGAACAAGCGACGCGACAGCGGATACACGCCGGACGCGCCCGACAGCAGCTTGCGCACGTTGGCGGCCGTGGGGGCGATGCTGTCCACCGTGAGGGCCACGTTGCCCGCGCGCTTGGCCGAGTCACCGGCGTAGCCCACCGCGTTGGCGTTGTTCTCCGTCAGCTTGCCAATGCAGGTGGTGGCGCTGTCCGAGGCGGTGCAGGGCGAGGGGTTGCTCGCGGACTCGTCGGCGATGACCGTCACGCCCGCGCAGAAGGTGGTGCAGCCCAGCAGCGACTTGAAGGTGTCCGTGGTGCCGGACAGGTCATCGCGGCGGTACTTGGTGATGGCGCCACCGGTGGCGCGGCCCACGCCGCTCCAGTCGTTGACGCACGTGGCCGCCGAGCCCGAGCCGTCACCGCAGTAGAGCTTCTTGAGGTTGGCGCTGGTGATGTTGGACAGGCCGTTGGTGGACTTCACGAACGCGTTCACCGCGTCCAGACCGATGACGTTGCTGGACTCACCGGGGCAGCACGCGCCCGTGGAAGCCCCGCCGCCCGAGCACGTGCCCGCCTTCAGGTCGCGCGACATCGGCGCCAGCACCTGCTGGCGGCCATTGCAGTAGGTGCCCGAGCCGTTGCGCAGACAGCCCTCGCCCACGCCCGAGCCCTTCCCCTCGATGGACAGCCCCGCCAGCGAGTCATTGTTCGCGCGGACGAACGCCTCCTTCAGCGTGTCCGAGCCGTAGAACTCCTTGTTGGGCCCCAGCGACTGCGCGGCGCTCCCCGTGCGCTCGACAGGCGCTTCGGCCTCGGGCCCGCACGCCAGGGCCCCCATCGACAGGACGACCGCGGACATCACCCACTTCATCGTGTTCATGGTGTGCTCCTCAGGGCTGCATGCTGCGCGTTGGATGGGCCCCGCTCCGGCCCGGGTCATCCCCAGGGCAAGGCAGGGCCCTCCCGCCTCGGCGCGGACGAGAAGACGTGATGCGGGCGGGAGAGCCATCGAACCCGGAGCCCCGGGATTCGACGCGACACACGGTGCCTCAAAGGCAGACATACCGCTGCCGCAACTTGGTCAAGACTCCGCCAGCGTCAGGTCACACCG
Encoded proteins:
- a CDS encoding substrate-binding domain-containing protein, producing the protein MNTMKWVMSAVVLSMGALACGPEAEAPVERTGSAAQSLGPNKEFYGSDTLKEAFVRANNDSLAGLSIEGKGSGVGEGCLRNGSGTYCNGRQQVLAPMSRDLKAGTCSGGGASTGACCPGESSNVIGLDAVNAFVKSTNGLSNITSANLKKLYCGDGSGSAATCVNDWSGVGRATGGAITKYRRDDLSGTTDTFKSLLGCTTFCAGVTVIADESASNPSPCTASDSATTCIGKLTENNANAVGYAGDSAKRAGNVALTVDSIAPTAANVRKLLSGASGVYPLSRRLFLNENKNFTKTTEENRLYRWIYVTNTQDFENILVDQGFISCSDVSPLDCGGDGVGRGAGVCH
- a CDS encoding Virginiamycin B lyase; protein product: MRSSRRPSFLTAVFLVGAPALAQTSAPNDLSWMCRDVPAAVGAVEEVALPVGTSPRAITVGPDLQLWFTEGSGKIGRLSRSGEVTEFPLPTRSAGPQQLVPALDGNLWFTESSVSRVGRITPQGEVTEFPLPSRGSAPTGITSDLDGHVWFTELTGNRIGRMSWSGELTEFSLPSGSQPRAITLGLDGRVWFTEQGTNKVAAMAEEGTLSEYDVPTPRSGLAGIAVGLDGAVWFTEQLGNKVGRVTREGLVTEYDVPTPGSGPLALSLGPDGNLWFVESLANQVARITRDGVITEFAIPTVDSVPAGIVFAPPGPLCLDAHLWFTEFGGDKLGKVRALPVPSR